One window from the genome of Dyella sp. A6 encodes:
- a CDS encoding electron transfer flavoprotein subunit alpha/FixB family protein — translation MSKVLVIAEHLDGKLNSSTARAVSAAQAVKPEAIDVLVLANSVAALTADAAKIDGVSRVLTVERAENAHALAAVLAPQIAKAADGYSHVFLPSTTFGKDLAPRVAALLGVAQVSDVMSVEGAHSFKRPIYAGNAIITVEAEPSHVVVATIRTASWPVAGNGNSAPVEALTLDVAPPAHTRFVQLQQGASDRPDLQSASKVVSGGRGVGSKENFDIVFKLADKIGAAVGASRAAVDAGYVPSDLQVGQTGKIIAPELYMAIGISGAIQHLTGIKDAGTIVAINKDAEAPIFEVADFGLVGDLFKIIPELEQALS, via the coding sequence ATGTCCAAAGTCCTAGTCATCGCCGAACACCTGGACGGCAAACTGAACTCTTCCACCGCGCGCGCCGTGAGCGCTGCGCAGGCCGTGAAGCCCGAGGCCATCGATGTGCTGGTGCTGGCCAACAGTGTCGCCGCACTGACCGCCGACGCTGCGAAAATCGACGGCGTGAGCCGCGTGCTCACTGTCGAGCGCGCCGAGAACGCCCACGCACTGGCCGCCGTGCTGGCGCCACAGATTGCCAAGGCCGCTGACGGCTACAGCCACGTGTTCTTGCCCTCCACCACCTTCGGCAAGGACCTGGCACCGCGCGTCGCCGCCCTGCTCGGCGTGGCACAGGTCAGCGACGTGATGAGCGTGGAAGGCGCGCACAGCTTCAAGCGTCCGATCTACGCCGGCAACGCCATCATCACCGTCGAAGCCGAGCCATCCCACGTGGTCGTCGCCACCATCCGCACCGCCTCGTGGCCGGTCGCCGGCAACGGCAACAGCGCCCCGGTCGAAGCACTGACGCTGGACGTGGCACCGCCCGCGCACACCCGCTTCGTCCAGTTGCAACAGGGCGCCAGTGACCGACCCGACCTGCAGAGCGCCAGCAAGGTGGTCTCCGGCGGCCGCGGTGTGGGCTCGAAGGAAAACTTCGACATCGTCTTCAAGCTGGCCGACAAAATCGGCGCCGCCGTGGGCGCATCCCGCGCAGCGGTAGACGCCGGCTACGTGCCCAGCGACCTGCAAGTCGGCCAGACCGGCAAGATCATCGCCCCCGAGCTCTACATGGCCATCGGCATCTCCGGCGCCATCCAGCACCTCACCGGCATCAAGGATGCTGGCACCATCGTGGCGATCAACAAAGACGCTGAGGCACCGATCTTCGAGGTGGCCGATTTCGGCCTGGTGGGCGACCTGTTCAAGATCATTCCGGAGCTGGAGCAAGCCCTCAGCTAA